A window of the Lolium perenne isolate Kyuss_39 chromosome 7, Kyuss_2.0, whole genome shotgun sequence genome harbors these coding sequences:
- the LOC127314452 gene encoding uclacyanin 1-like yields MAATTTRALLLAIVSTAALLGTALSASYTVGAPGGSWDLKTNSTRWASGVKLYAGDQLRFQYAVAEHNVVEVTKSGYDACNVSNNTVATYQTGNDTIPLIAAGSRYFICGVPGHCAAGMKLQVNVSSQQTPPPPPPPPPQQQCRMRKGKLRCNRPASPSSSASAAAGVDRSAVAWLKLAAVVVAGLVLLC; encoded by the coding sequence ATGGCAGCTACCACTACCAGAGCTCTCCTTCTTGCTATCGTGTCCACGGCTGCGCTGCTCGGTACAGCGCTAAGCGCCAGCTACACCGTCGGCGCGCCAGGCGGGTCGTGGGACCTCAAAACCAACTCCACCCGGTGGGCTTCCGGCGTCAAGCTTTACGCCGGCGACCAGCTCCGCTTCCAGTACGCCGTGGCGGAGCATAACGTGGTGGAGGTCACCAAGTCGGGCTACGACGCCTGCAACGTCTCTAACAACACCGTGGCGACGTACCAGACCGGCAACGACACAATCCCACTCATCGCTGCGGGCAGCCGGTACTTCATCTGTGGTGTCCCCGGCCACTGCGCCGCCGGCATGAAGCTACAGGTGAACGTGAGCTCGCAGCagacgccgccaccaccaccgccgccgccgccgcagcagcaATGCCGAATGCGAAAGGGCAAGTTGCGGTGCAACCGGCCAGCATCTCCGTCGAGCTCTGCCTCGGCAGCGGCTGGCGTTGATCGGTCTGCGGTGGCGTGGCTCAAATTGGCAGCCGTCGTGGTTGCAGGTCTCGTGCTCCTTTGCTAG
- the LOC127314453 gene encoding basic blue protein-like yields the protein MAATTTRAFLLAIVSTAALLGTALGASYTVGAPGGSWDLKTNYTRWGSGVKLYVGDQLRFQYAVAEHNVLEVTKSGYNTCNGSNNTVATYQTGNDTIPLAAAGSRYFICGVPGHCAAGMKLQVNVSSQQTPPPPPPPQQQCRMRKGKLRCNRPASPSSSASAAAGVDRSAVAWLRLAAVVVAGLVLLC from the coding sequence ATGGCAGCTACCACTACCAGAGCTTTCCTTCTTGCTATCGTGTCCACGGCTGCGCTGCTCGGTACAGCGCTAGGCGCCAGCTACACCGTCGGCGCGCCAGGCGGGTCGTGGGACCTCAAAACCAACTACACCCGGTGGGGTTCCGGGGTCAAGCTTTACGTCGGCGACCAGCTCCGCTTCCAGTACGCCGTGGCGGAGCACAACGTGCTGGAGGTCACCAAGTCGGGCTACAACACCTGCAACGGCTCCAACAACACCGTGGCGACGTACCAAACCGGCAACGACACAATCCCACTCGCCGCTGCGGGCAGCCGGTACTTCATCTGCGGTGTCCCCGGGCACTGCGCCGCCGGCATGAAGCTACAGGTGAACGTGAGCTCGCAGCagacgccgccaccaccgccgccgccgcagcagcaATGCCGAATGCGAAAGGGCAAGTTGCGGTGCAACCGGCCAGCATCTCCGTCGAGCTCTGCCTCGGCAGCGGCTGGCGTTGATCGGTCTGCGGTGGCGTGGCTCAGATTGGCAGCCGTCGTGGTTGCAGGTCTCGTGCTCCTTTGCTAG